Proteins found in one Hypomesus transpacificus isolate Combined female chromosome 20, fHypTra1, whole genome shotgun sequence genomic segment:
- the alg13 gene encoding putative bifunctional UDP-N-acetylglucosamine transferase and deubiquitinase ALG13, producing MYNFFKMQKALKKYFVNMDEYLASIGLYRKMMARDASCLFRAVSEQLYYSQNYHSKIRKDCVSFMKTNRCTFEPYVEGSFEKYLERIEDPKETAGQVEIKALSLLYRRCFLIYRYPGKPPTEITEEDYVEQILLCCSNNGHYDIVYPRNYPIDAALCQSILYELLYTRVLGVEEAELQAVLEGFRGGGRRYRNSLSACSEDAGYDTPEDRAQRDDWELGGQRGSEEKNKTGAEEPKATEGPSRLSLPYKVLKALDTEMYRNVEFDVWHDGRKEMQKSDYMVFAGRQYFLGDKCQVRLDPKGKFYNAFIQEVGTHTSAVTVFIEELGEKHLVPLTNLKPVNPVPAWNITPSRKGSSYTRPEQYPGELDSDGRGRRRFFKRPRGKEMLMVSYSRPPPPGLPPRFQPGGIPPGRAGPPPPPGSLPYDPYHPHPPPSRPPRGYGPPSSARFLNRPHLIGAEMYYPHPGKRCYQTYDNYSFRSRRSRRQSLNKECQFSYASEGGEEESQDLGTITYYQLEEGEEAFPALQAQSSPSYWVQRGPSPLPPQTKHTLNSSEEDLEEGSNAGDQGDYSEEYIYAAQDTGFQSPSVYAATESTANLTIQEGGSRAGSPQEGVATYSYSQQVVVKSAVLSSSQAVNTASAAIFTSNSSSSSSSQTPPDTQPPPPPHTQGGGLPPHALGRPVVPMQLPPPSPWLVNEMGEPISAATPPPPCSYDPHGQDLPRDSKVLQYYFNLGVQWYQQFYWQSVMQFQQVFQPPSAEYQPAYPAPPQEPPAPPAYPPDNPRPAPESQGDGHHHGPPLGADPPLAAPPPAVLYPVYQEPPHVQSYDSCMLSYHYLAPPWMASHAPSHAQPRPHSSYCPSHLAYVSAPPTHHTHFIPPSM from the exons ATGTACAATTTCTTTAAAATGCAAAAAGCGTTAAAGAAGTATTTCGTAAACATGGACGAGTATCTGGCCAGCATCGGTCTCTACCGGAAAATGATGGCACGAGACGCGTCCTGTCTGTTTCGAGCTGTATCTGAGCAG ctgtACTATTCTCAGAACTACCACAGCAAGATACGgaaggactgcgtgagcttcaTGAAGACAAACCGCTGCACCTTCGAACCA TATGTCGAAGGCTCATTTGAGAAGTACCTGGAACGTATTGAAGATCCAAAG GAGACGGCTGGACAAGTGGAGATCAAGGCTCTCTCTTTGCTGTACAG GCGGTGCTTCCTAATATACAGGTATCCTGGGAAGCCACCAACAGAGATCACTGAGGAGGACTATGTAGAACAG atctTGCTGTGCTGCTCCAACAACGGCCACTATGACATTGTCTACCCCAGGAACTACCCAATAGATGCAGCTCTCTGCCAGT CGATCCTGTACGAGTTGCTGTACACGCGTGTCCTTGGCGTGGAGGAGGCCGAGCTACAGGCTGTCTTGGAGGGTTTCCGGGGCGGAGGCCGTCGCTATCGGAACAGCCTATCGGCGTGCAGCGAGGATGCGGGCTACGACACTCCAGAGGATAGAGCCCAGAG GGACGACTGGGAGCTGGGGGGTCAGAGGGGCTCAGAGGAGAAGAACAAGACCGGGGCAGAGGAGCCCAAG gctacaGAGGGCCCCTCCAGGCTGTCTCTTCCCTACAAGGTGCTGAAGGCCCTGGACACCGAGATGTACCGCAACGTAGAGTTTGATGTGTGGCACGACGGCCGCAAAG AGATGCAGAAGAGCGACTACATGGTGTTTGCGGGAAGACAGTACTTCCTAGGAGACAAGTGCCAG GTCCGCCTGGACCCCAAGGGGAAGTTCTACAACGCTTTCATCCAGGAAGTGGGCACCCACACCAGTGCTGTAACCGTGTTCATCGAGGAGCTCGGAGAGAA ACATCTGGTGCCTCTGACCAACCTGAAGCCAGTGAACCCTGTCCCAGCATGGAACATAACCCCCAGCCGCAAGGGCTCCTCCTACACCCGGCCAGAACAGTACCCCGGAGAACTGG aCTCTGACGGCCGTGGGCGGAGGAGGTTCTTCAAGAGGCCCAGGGGGAAGGAGATGCTGATGGTGTCGTACAGCCGGCCCCCCCCGCCCGGCCTCCCTCCTCGCTTCCAGCCTGGCGGTATCCCACCCGGCCGCGCtggccccccacccccgcccggCAGCCTGCCCTACGACCCCTACCACccgcacccccctccctcccggccCCCCCGGGGCTACGGCCCCCCcag CTCCGCCCGCTTCCTGAACAGGCCTCACCTGATTGGTGCAGAGATGTATTACCCTCACCCAGGCAAACGCTGCTACCAGACCTACGATAACTACTCCTTCAGGTCCCg TCGCAGTCGGAGGCAGTCCCTGAACAAGGAGTGTCAATTCAGCTACGCctcggagggaggggaggaggagagccaggACCTGGGAACCATCACCTACTaccagctggaggagggagaggaggccttCCCTGCCCTGCAG gcccaGTCCTCTCCCAGCTACTGGGTCCAGAGAGGACCCAGCCCGCTGCCCCCTCAGACCAAACACACCCTCAACTCCTCAGAGGAGGACTTGGAGGAGGGCAGCAATGCAGGAGACCAGG GTGACTATTCTGAGGAGTACATCTATGCAGCTCAAG acacAGGCTTCCAGAGCCCCTCAGTGTATGCTGCCACTGAATCTACAGCCAACCTG ACCATCCAGGAGGGAGGCTCTCGTGCTGGATCTCCACAGGAGGGCGTTGCTACCTACAGCTACTCACAACAG gtggTGGTGAAGTCTgcagtcctctcctcctcccaggcagTCAACACTGCCTCAGCAGCCATCTTCACAtctaactcctcctcctcctcctcctcccagaccccccctgacacccagccccccccgcccccacacacccaggggggggggctgccccCTCATGCCCTTGGCAGACCAG ttgTGCCGAtgcagctgccccccccctctccctggctgGTGAACGAGATGGGAGAGCCAATCAGCGCGgccacacccccacctccctgctcctACGACCCCCACGGCCAAGACCTGCCCCGAG ACTCAAAGGTTCTGCAGTACTACTTCAACCTGGGAGTTCAG tggtaTCAGCAGTTCTACTGGCAGTCAGTGATGCAGTTCCAGCAGGTGTTCCAACCCCCCAGCGCTGAGTACCAGCCAGCTTACCCTGCCCCGCCCCAGGAgcctcctgcccccccagccTACCCTCCCGACAATCCCCGACCTGCCCCTGAGTCCCAGGGGGATGGACACCACCACG gcccccccctaGGTGCGGACCCCCCCctggccgcccccccccctgccgtGTTGTACCCAGTGTACCAGGAGCCGCCCCACGTCCAATCCTACGACTCCTGCATGCTGTCCTACCACTACCTAGCCCCGCCCTGGATGGCCAGCCACGCCCCCAGCCATGCCCAGCCACGCCCCCACTCCTCCTATTGCCCCTCCCACCTGGCCTACGTCTCGGCTCCGCCCACTCACCACACCCACTTCATACCCCCCAGTATGTAG
- the LOC124482827 gene encoding short transient receptor potential channel 5-like — MNPQLFYRRSGRAPYRDRIPLRVVRAEAELSPEERAYLTAVEKGDYAGVKQALQEAGIYYNINLNCLDPLGRSALLIAIDNENLEVMELLLDHGVAMGDGLLYAIRKEVVGAVEMLLSHRRPCGEKQVPSLMMDSQFSEFTPDITPIMLAAHTNNYQIIKLLVQRKVAVPRPHQLRCDCATCVSSSEVDSLRHSRSRLNVYKTLASPSLIALSSEDPFLTAFKLGWELKELSKVENEFRQEYEELSQQCKMFAKDLLDQARSSRELETILNHRDDHSQELDLQESHDLAKLKLAIKYHQKEFVSQPNCQQLLSTLWYDGFPGWRRRHWAVKLPTCVLIGLLFPVFSLVYLLAPRSALGAFVRKPFIKFICHTASYLTFLFLLLLSSQHIVRTDLHVQGPPPTVVEWMILPWVLGFIWAEIKEMWDGGFTEYIHDWWNLMDFAMNSLYLATISLKMVAYFKYNSSRPREEWEVWHPTLIAEALFAIANIFSSLRLISLFTANSHLGPLQISLGRMLLDILKFLFIYCLVLLSFANGLNQLYFYYETKAADEPNHCKGIRCERQNNAFSTLFETLQSLFWSVFGLLNLYVTNVKARHEFTEFVGATMFGTYNVISLVVLLNMLIAMMNNSYQLIADHADIEWKFARTKLWMSYFDEGGTLPPPFNIVPSPKTLWYLCVWLQRWLWGGRPPPHDDTQTHNLREFTERHADQMIQNQHYQEVIRNLVKRYVAAMIRSAKTDEGLTEENFKELKQDISSFRYEVLDLLGNRKPERRTYSSSSEEGGGARPDEVGGAKAGGASFSPSVDQKGRTNSAFSVSALFSSVARDKGAGPEEGGGAGEKLRTVSPLWWGRLGSGTAGGGLQRFSRSKRDSIRRLGLLFSRMNGHVPAPPRPAAHPSVTLQQDAYVISDGTLGQLCPTQACCPPQTCSQIPEDFNRQTSQSQHPRPQTKPPHSPTPAPHPQPSSSLQLPASSLDGTEAGCDDPGSEGGAEQDESITTKL, encoded by the exons atgAACCCCCAGCTGTTCTACAGGAGGAGTGGCAGGGCTCCGTACCGAGACCGTATCCCCCTACGTGTTGTCCGGGCCGAGGCCGAGCTGAGCCCTGAGGAGAGGGCCTACCTCACCGCCGTGGAGAAG ggtgattATGCTGGGGTGAAGCAGGCTCTACAGGAGGCAGGGATCTATTACAACATCAACCTGAACTGCCTGGACCCTCTGGGGCGCAGTGCGCTGCTCATCGCCATTGACAACGAGAACCTGGAGGTGATGGAGCTCCTGCTGGACCACGGCGTTGCCATGGGAGACGGCCTCCTGTACGCCATCAGGAAGGAGGTGGTGGGCGCCGTGGAGATGCTGCTGTCGCACAGGCGCCCCTGTGGAGAGAAGCAG gTTCCCTCCCTGATGATGGACAGCCAGTTTTCTGAGTTCACCCCAGACATCACGCCCATCATGCTGGCGGCCCACACCAACAACTACCAGATCATCAAGCTGCTGGTCCAGAGGAAGGTGGCGGTGCCGCGGCCCCACCAGCTCCGCTGTGACTGCGCCACGTGCGTGTCCAGCTCCGAGGTGGACAGCCTGAGGCATTCGCGCTCACGCCTCAACGTGTACAAGACCCTGGCCAGCCCCTCGCTCATCGCCCTCTCCAGCGAGGACCCCTTCCTCACTGCCTTCAAGCTGGGCTGGGAGCTCAAGGAGCTCAGCAAG GTGGAGAATGAGTTCCGTCAGGAGTACGAAGAGCTGTCGCAGCAGTGTAAGATGTTTGCTAAGGACCTCCTGGACCAGGCCCGCAGCAGCAGGGAGCTGGAGACCATCCTCAATCACCGTGACGACCACAGCCAGGAGCTGGACCTGCAGGAGAGCCACGACCTGGCCAAGCTGAAGCTGGCCATCAAGTACCACCAGaaggag TTCGTCTCCCAGCCCAACTGCCAGCAGCTCCTGTCTACTCTGTGGTACGACGGCTTCCCCGGCTGGAGGCGGCGCCACTGGGCCGTCAAGCTCCCCACCTGCGTCCTCATTGGCCTGCTCTTCCCCGTCTTCTCATTGGTCTACCTGCTGGCGCCCCGCAGCGCCCTGGGAGCGTTCGTCAGGAAGCCCTTCATCAAGTTCATCTGCCACACGGCCTCCTACctcaccttcctcttcctcctcctcctctcctcccagcacaTCGTCAGGACGGACCTCCATGTGCAGGGGCCGCCCCCCACCGTGGTGGAGTGGATGATACTGCCCTGGGTGCtgg GGTTCATCTGGGCAGAGATTAAGGAGATGTGGGATGGAGGTTTTACTGAGTACATTCATGACTGGTGGAACCTGATGGACTTTGCCATGAACTCTCTCTACCTAGCTACCATCTCCCTAAAGATGGTGGCATACTTcaag tATAACTCTTCCAGGCCCAGGGAGGAGTGGGAGGTGTGGCACCCCACCCTGATAGCGGAGGCCTTGTTTGCCATCGCCAACATCTTCAGCTCCCTGCGGCTCATCTCCCTGTTCACGGCCAACTCTCACCTGGGGCCCCTGCAGATCTCCCTGGGACGCATGCTGCTGGACATCCTCAAGTTCCTCTTCATCTACTGcctg GTGCTGCTATCCTTTGCTAACGGTCTCAACCAGCTGTATTTCTACTATGAGACCAAGGCTGCGGACGAGCCCAACCACTGCAAGGGCATCCGCTGCGAGAGGCAGAACAACGCCTTCTCCAC gttgtTTGAGACCCTGCAGTCTCTGTTCTGGTCTGTGTTCGGCCTGCTGAACCTGTACGTCACCAACGTGAAGGCTCGCCACGAGTTCACAGAGTTCGTAGGAGCCACCATGTTTGGAACCTACAACGTCATCTCCCTGGTGGTGCTGCTCAACATGCTGATCGCCATGATGAACAACTCCTACCAGCTCATAGCT GACCATGCAGACATAGAGTGGAAGTTTGCCCGCACCAAGCTGTGGATGAGCTACTTTGACGAAGGGGGcacgctgcccccccccttcaaCATCGTCCCCAGCCCCAAGACCCTGTGGtacctgtgtgtctggctgCAGAGATGGCTCTGGGGGGGgaggccccccccccacgaCGACACGCAAACGCACAACCTCAGAGAGTTCACG GAACGTCATGCTGATCAAATGATTCAAAACCAGCATTATCAG GAGGTGATCAGGAACCTGGTGAAGAGATACGTAGCAGCTATGATCCGCAGCGCTAAGACAGACGAGGGTCTGACCGAGGAGAACTTCAAG gagttGAAGCAGGACATTTCCAGCTTCCGCTACGAGGTTCTGGATCTCCTAGGCAACAGGAAGCCTGAAAGGCGGACCTACTCCTCCAGcagtgaggaggggggcggcGCCAGGCCAGATGAGGTGGGAGGGGCTAAAGCCGGGGGCGCATCCTTCAGCCCGTCAGTTGACCAGAAGGGCCGGACGAACTCCGCCTTCAGTGTGTCCGCCCTCTTCAGCTCTGTGGCGAGGGATAAGGGGGCGGGGccggaagagggggggggagccgGGGAGAAGCTGAGGACCGTCTCCCCGCTGTGGTGGGGGCGCTTGGGGTCAGGGACGGCTGGGGGGGGTCTGCAGCGGTTCTCCAGGTCCAAGAGAGACTCCATCAGACGCCTGGGGCTCCTCTTCTCACGCATGAACGGCCACGTCCCTGCTCCGCCCAGGCCTGCCGCCCATCCTAGCGTGACTCTGCAGCAGGACGCCTATGTCATCTCGGATGGAACGCTCGGCCAGCTCTGCCCCACCCAGGCCTGCTGCCCACCCCAGACCTGCTCTCAGATTCCAGAGGACTTTAACAGGCAGACCTCCCAGTCCCAGCACCCCCGGCCTCAGACCaagcccccccactccccaacCCCAgctccccacccccagcccagtagcagcctccagctcccagcctcctccctggATGGGACGGAGGCCGGCTGTGATGACCCAGGCTCAGAGGGGGGGGCGGAGCAGGACGAGTCCATTACCACAAAGCTGTAG